A region from the Musa acuminata AAA Group cultivar baxijiao chromosome BXJ1-10, Cavendish_Baxijiao_AAA, whole genome shotgun sequence genome encodes:
- the LOC135595010 gene encoding O-fucosyltransferase 9-like: protein MRGRSWLVNEGGGGTGKGGTSPIVGRVVHGAAAAALRWRVALLLVPLVYVALMLVLVGWWNLEAMPARVGVAILKRAPPPGSVYRSPQVFRKLWPFMQSDFNHSNALMMAWHQKTTQRWKPCLRKRLLQAELSPSNGFLIIEANGGLNQQRLSISDAVAVAGILNATLVIPIFHFNSVWRDSSKFKDIFDEEYFIETLKNHVRVVKELPLDILQRFDNNISNILNMRTKALSSKAYYLQKVLPKLLENGAVRIAPFSYRLAHSVPSSIQRLRCLTNYEALRFSPPIRTLAERMVDRMVKNSSSNGGKYISVHLRFEKDMVAFSCCTYDGGQQEKTEMDKARERGWRGKFNKPGRVISPEANRRNGKCPLTPLEVGMMIRGMGFGNTTTIYVASGKIYNAQKYMAPLRQLFPLLETKETLASADELAPFKGHSSRLAALDYTVCANSEVFVTTQGGNFPHFLMGHRRYFNGHSKTIKPDKRKLVLSFDNPNIRWDRFKHHMQEIFRHSDLKGVGLRKRDASLYSFPMPDCMCQQAEA from the exons ATGCGCGGTCGGAGCTGGCTCGTCAACGAGGGCGGCGGGGGGACCGGGAAGGGCGGGACCTCCCCGATTGTCGGGAGGGTCGTGCATGGTGCGGCTGCAGCGGCGTTACGGTGGAGAGTGGCCCTGCTGCTGGTTCCGCTCGTTTACGTGGCCCTGATGCTGGTTCTCGTCGGGTGGTGGAACCTTGAGGCCATGCCGGCCCGGGTCGGTGTTGCCATCCTCAAGAGGGCGCCGCCACCCGGGTCGGTGTACCGAAGCCCGCAGGTATTCCGGAAGCTATGGCCTTTCATGCAGTCGGACTTCAACCACTCCAATGCG TTGATGATGGCGTGGCATCAGAAAACAACTCAAAGGTGGAAACCTTGTTTAAGGAAGAGATTATTACAGGCAG AATTGTCTCCTTCAAATGGTTTTCTCATAATTGAAGCAAACGGAGGTCTGAATCAGCAGCGTTTATCT ATATCTGATGCGGTTGCTGTGGCAGGCATACTAAATGCAACACTTGTAATTCCAATATTTCATTTCAACAGTGTTTGGCGCGATTCAAG CAAGTTTAAGGACATATTTGATGAAGAATACTTTATAGAGACACTCAAAAATCATGTAAGAGTGGTCAAAGAACTTCCGCTGGATATATTGCAACGATTTGACAATAATATCAGCAATATTCTTAATATGAGAACTAAGGCCTTGTCATCGAAGGCTTACTATCTACAGAAGGTTCTGCCAAAACTATTAGAAAATGG GGCCGTACGTATAGCACCTTTCTCTTACAGATTGGCTCATTCAGTTCCATCCAGCATCCAGCGCCTGAGATGTTTGACAAATTATGAAGCATTGCGCTTTTCTCCACCAATAAGAACTCTTGCAGAAAGAATGGTTGATAGAATGGTAAAGAACAGCTCATCAAATGGAGGGAAGTACATCTCAGTGCATCTTCGGTTTGAAAAG GATATGGTAGCCTTTTCTTGCTGTACTTATGATGGTGGTCAGCAAGAGAAAACTGAAATGGATAAAGCTCGTGAAAGGGGCTGGAGAGGAAAGTTCAACAAGCCTGGTCGAGTAATAAGCCCAGAGGCTAACAGAAGGAATGGAAAATGCCCTTTAACGCCATTAGAG GTGGGAATGATGATTCGAGGCATGGGTTTTGGTAATACCACAACAATCTATGTCGCCTCTGGAAAGATATATAATGCACAAAAGTACATGGCTCCACTTCGTCAGCTGTTTCCCCTTTTAGAGACCAAGGAAACTCTAGCCTCGGCAGATGAACTTGCACCTTTTAAG GGACACTCATCGCGGTTGGCAGCATTGGATTACACTGTTTGTGCTAACAGTGAAGTATTCGTCACAACTCAAGGAGGAAACTTCCCTCACTTTTTGATGGGACATAGGCGATACTTCAATGGACACTCTAAGACAATTAAACCTGACAAGAGAAAGTTGGTGTTATCCTTTGACAACCCAAATATTAG ATGGGACAGATTCAAGCATCACATGCAGGAAATTTTCCGTCATAGCGACTTGAAGGGTGTCGGTTTGCGAAAACGTGATGCATCCTTGTACTCTTTTCCGATGCCTGATTGCATGTGTCAACAAGCAGAAGCGTAA